In Roseicyclus marinus, the genomic window CGCCCGAGACAAGCGCCACGGTCGGGCGGCCCCGAAAGCTTTCCAGAAGCGGCAGGCCATCGGCAAAGGGGACGGGCCAGTCCACGCGCTTTGCCGCCAGATCGGGCAGAAGGCCCAGATGGCGCGGCGGGCCCATCACGATCTGGGCCCTTTCGAGCGCCGCACGGCTTGCAGGGGACAGGCCCTCCGGGCCATCTTCGCCCAGACCGATGATGGTCAGCCACGGAGCTTCAGACATGACATGCACCCTCCTGATCCTTGCGGGCACGACCGAGGCGACGGGCTTTGCCCGGGCCGCCGCCGAGCGGGGCTTGAGCGGCATCGTGTCCTTTGCGGGCCGGGTGGAGCGCCCCTTGCGCCAGCCGCTGCCGCAACGGGTGGGGGGCTTTGGCGGGGTGGCGGGGCTCGTCGCCTATCTGCGGGAGGCGGGTATCACCCATGTGATCGACGCGACCCATCCCTTTGCCGTGCAGATGAGCCGCAATGCGGTCGCGGCCTGCACCGAGGCGGGCGTGCCGCTGGTCGCGCTGACCCGACCGGCCTGGGTGCAGGCACCCGGCGACGACTGGATCCATGTGCCCGATATCGCGGGGGCGGTCGCAGCGCTTGACCGTCCGGCGGCACGCGTGATGCTGGCCGTGGGGCGGATGCATCTGGAGGAGTTCGCGCCCAATCCGCAGCATCACTACCTGTTGCGGCTGGTCGATCCGCCCAAAGGACCGCTGCCCTTTCCCCGGGCCGAGGTGATCGTGGATCGCGGGCCATTTGACGCCGAGGCCGACCGGGCGCTGATGGCGCGTCACGGGATCGAGATCGTGGTGTCCAAGAATGCGGGCGGCACCGGGGCCCATGCCAAGATCGCGGCGGCGCGCGCGCTGGGCCTGCCGGTGATCATGATCGACCGGCCCGAGCCCCCGGCGCGGCGCGAAGTGCATGACACGCAGGCGGTGTTCGACTGGATCGCTCACTCTGGCACGGACCTTGGGGTATAGACGAAGGGTCTGCCCGGACGCGCGATGAGGCGCGTGGCCGAAGAGCCGATGAGAACGACGGTCTGCATGTCGGCCATGTCCGGCGTGGCATCGGCCAAAGGCACGACCCGAAAGGCTTCGTCGGGCGTGGTGACGGCGCGGGCGAAGATGATCAGGCGCTCGGGCTCGCAGCATTGGCGCAAGAGGTCGAGCGCGCGGACAAAGCCCTCGGGCCGGGATTTGGAGCGGGGGTTGTAGAGCGCGATGGCGAAATCGGCCTCGACGGCCAGGCGCAGGCGCTTTTCGATCAGCGCCCAGGGCTTGAGATTGTCGCTGAGGTTGATGGCACAGAAATCATGCCCCATCGGCGCGCCGATCCGGGCGGAGGCGGCCAGCATGGCGGTGATGCCGGGCAGGACGCGGATGTCGAGATCGCGCCAAGGGGTGGGGCCTGCCTCGACCGCCTCGAAGACGGCGGAGGCCATGGCGAAAACGCCGGGATCGCCCGAGCTGACCACGACGACGCGGTGGCCCGCCGTGGCCAGTTCCAGCGCATGGCGGGCGCGGTCCAGTTCCTGCCGGTTGTCGGTTTCGTGCAGCGTGAGGCCCGCGCGCGGGGCGATGCGGCGGACGTAAGGGATATAGCCAAGGATATCCGTGGCTTGGTCCAGGGCTTCGGTCACTTCGGGCGTGACGAGCGACGGATCGCCGGGGCCAAGGCCCGCGATGACGACCGAGCCCGTCATGGCCGCCGCCCCTGTCCATGGACGAGGATTATGGAGAAATAGGGGGAGGCGCGCTCGCCCGCTTCGGCAAGCGGCAGGGCGCGTTCCTCGGCCATGCTGGCGCATTCGAC contains:
- the cobJ gene encoding precorrin-3B C(17)-methyltransferase, yielding MTGSVVIAGLGPGDPSLVTPEVTEALDQATDILGYIPYVRRIAPRAGLTLHETDNRQELDRARHALELATAGHRVVVVSSGDPGVFAMASAVFEAVEAGPTPWRDLDIRVLPGITAMLAASARIGAPMGHDFCAINLSDNLKPWALIEKRLRLAVEADFAIALYNPRSKSRPEGFVRALDLLRQCCEPERLIIFARAVTTPDEAFRVVPLADATPDMADMQTVVLIGSSATRLIARPGRPFVYTPRSVPE
- a CDS encoding cobalt-precorrin-6A reductase, with translation MTCTLLILAGTTEATGFARAAAERGLSGIVSFAGRVERPLRQPLPQRVGGFGGVAGLVAYLREAGITHVIDATHPFAVQMSRNAVAACTEAGVPLVALTRPAWVQAPGDDWIHVPDIAGAVAALDRPAARVMLAVGRMHLEEFAPNPQHHYLLRLVDPPKGPLPFPRAEVIVDRGPFDAEADRALMARHGIEIVVSKNAGGTGAHAKIAAARALGLPVIMIDRPEPPARREVHDTQAVFDWIAHSGTDLGV